TCAAAAGAGAATGAAAATAGAGGATTTTGATAAAATAGTAGAAGTGTGGGAAAGGCACATTTTGGTTGAGACTCTCGAAGATTACTCACTTGAGATCGGACATGATGTCCCAAAGGAATTTGCAGCTATTGCCCTATACCTTGACTCCACAACCGTTAGAGCAGCTGGTGAAATACAGGAATACTATGAGGGATACAGGCAAGCCGCTAGTGACATACTAAATTTCATGGGCGTTGAATTGGTGGAGGATCATGAGATGAAAACCATCCACATAAAACGAACGGTTACAGAACATGACAAACAAGAAATATTAAAGAAGTATATCTGGGAATAATTTTTATCCACATTTCTCAAAATAAATTCCGAATCTATCTCAGTACAATAAAAAATTCATTCATTTAGTTTACTCGATGAAACTCTCTGATAAATTTGACCACTTTCTTATCGATTTAGATGGAGTTGTCTATATCGGCGAAAAGCCTATTTCTGGCTCTATAGAAACCCTGTTAATTTTGAGAGATCTTGGGAAAAATTTGATATTTCTCACAAATGATCCGAGAAGTTCGGTTAATGATTATTCAGAAAAGCTAAACAAGTTTGGTTTCCCCGCCGAACCGCAGGATATAATCACTTCATCTATGGCAACAGCATTCCACATTAAGTCGACTCACAGAGACTTAAAACACAAAAGAGCGTATGTAGTTGGAAGCAAAGCACTAAAGGACGAAATAAAGGGGATAGATCTCGAACTCGTTAACGGCGAGGAGGGCAAAAAAGCTGATTTTGTGATAATTGGCGGCTACCCAGGTTTTCATTATGAAGAAATAAAAATAGCATCTCTTGCGATCAGGCATGGTGCATACTTCTACGCTACAAGCCGAGATCCATATATACCGACGGACGAGGGGTTAGTCCCTGCAACAGGCTCAATGCTTGCTTCAATTGAGGTCGCATCAGGACAGAAAGCAATCGTTGGTGGAAAACCGGAGCCAATAATATTTGAAGTAGCAATCACAAGAAGGCACTTACATCCAAAAGAGAGGCTCGCAGTGATCGGCGACAGACTGGACTCTGACATAATCGGAGGAAAGAATGCTGGTATCACAACGATTCTTGTTCTTAGTGGTTCAACAAAAGAGGGAGATCTCCACAGCAGCGATCTTATCCCAGATTACTTAATACACGATTTAACAGGGCTGCTATCAGAAATAGACACTGCCTGGAATAGCAAAATACAAGGGAGGTTACCATAAATATGTTGTCATCTTTCACACCTCTACACACAATTAATTACCTGCAGATGCTCACAAAATATCCAAATAACTAAGGGAGTACCATGCCTAGGCTAAGTGTAAATTCGATTAATCTAAATTACGAACTTGAAGGAAACGGTTCCGTAGTGGTATTCATCAATGGACTAACGATGGATGTAAATGGTTGGTACTTCCAGGTCCAAGAATTCTCAAAAAGACACCGAGTCCTTAGGTACGACTGCAGAGGACAAGGAAAATCTGACAAACCGGATATGGAATATCCCCAAATTATGCACGCAGAGGACCTGAAAAATCTTATGGATAAACTCGATATTGAGAAGGCCCATTTAGTAGGTCTTTCGAACGGCGGTATGATTGCACAGCATTTTGCCCTAAATTTCCCACATAAGGTTGGTGCCTTAGTGCTCGTCGATACCTGCAGCTACATTGACACACTACTGGCTTCAATCATTGCAATCTGGATAAAAGGGACACAGCTTGGTGGAAGCGAATTTAGGTATGATATTACCATACCATTTATATTTTCTGAAGATTTCATAAAAAAGAATAAAGAGGCCCTGGTGGAAATGAAAAAAATGAGCTCAGAAATTAACCCTCCGAACGCTATTATCAACCTTGCTAATGGGTGCCTGAAGCACAACACAAACGACAGACTTTCAGAAATTAAAGCACCAACACTGATCATCGTCGGAGAAGAAGACATCCTTATTCCGATGAAGTACTCGAAATTGCTTAATGATGGAATCAAAGGATCTAGGCTTGTTATAATGAAAGGGTCTGGGCATGTTCCTTCAATAGAAAAACCAGAGGAGTTCAACAGAATCGTTTTGAACTTCTTGCGTGAATATAATTTTATTGAAACCTAA
Above is a window of Thermodesulfobacteriota bacterium DNA encoding:
- a CDS encoding HAD-IIA family hydrolase, which codes for MKLSDKFDHFLIDLDGVVYIGEKPISGSIETLLILRDLGKNLIFLTNDPRSSVNDYSEKLNKFGFPAEPQDIITSSMATAFHIKSTHRDLKHKRAYVVGSKALKDEIKGIDLELVNGEEGKKADFVIIGGYPGFHYEEIKIASLAIRHGAYFYATSRDPYIPTDEGLVPATGSMLASIEVASGQKAIVGGKPEPIIFEVAITRRHLHPKERLAVIGDRLDSDIIGGKNAGITTILVLSGSTKEGDLHSSDLIPDYLIHDLTGLLSEIDTAWNSKIQGRLP
- a CDS encoding alpha/beta fold hydrolase; protein product: MPRLSVNSINLNYELEGNGSVVVFINGLTMDVNGWYFQVQEFSKRHRVLRYDCRGQGKSDKPDMEYPQIMHAEDLKNLMDKLDIEKAHLVGLSNGGMIAQHFALNFPHKVGALVLVDTCSYIDTLLASIIAIWIKGTQLGGSEFRYDITIPFIFSEDFIKKNKEALVEMKKMSSEINPPNAIINLANGCLKHNTNDRLSEIKAPTLIIVGEEDILIPMKYSKLLNDGIKGSRLVIMKGSGHVPSIEKPEEFNRIVLNFLREYNFIET